A single Anabas testudineus chromosome 10, fAnaTes1.2, whole genome shotgun sequence DNA region contains:
- the LOC113160153 gene encoding uncharacterized protein LOC113160153 isoform X1, which produces MWILFYFLLMLRVARCTVEQLYEKKTILVGDDVNLTCARRAMGSLFWIRLVSGNFPEIVAKTYTLETVDPRITGTKETGTFVLRITRVKLSDAAVYICLQTHQQSLSFLKETDLRVEALEPDITPAPPRDPVCSGDSVINQCSIPESENITCQEESPVCCFRADSNQSHPSFNCTKGNRFSEYEKNPEGYSAKKCVFSLFRNISCSDSVTYYCSVATCVETISGKSELNNEAVTIKKTEQNNTIPLLLSAALAISLLVIAFLIYLIQKLKNKSCGCCNATVVLQTSSGNQQNQQTDEDSLVYSAPLFTSRKASQAERRDAKTSEEESIYTDVRTLDLVTVTTADLFPDDDDLTLG; this is translated from the exons atgtggattttattttattttctgctgatgCTGAGAGTGGCAC GGTGCACAGTGGAGCAGCTCTATGAGAAAAAGACCATTCTTGTTGGAGATGATGTGAACCTGACATGTGCCCGCAGGGCTATGGGAAGCTTGTTTTGGATCAGGCTTGTTTCTGGAAACTTTCCTGAAATCGTAGCTAAAACCTATACCTTAGAGACCGTTGATCCTCGCATTACAGGGACCAAAGAGACTGGAACGTTTGTTCTGCGTATCACAAGAGTAAAGCTGAGCGATGCTGCAGTTTACATTTGCttacaaacacatcaacaaagtCTGTCATTTTTGAAAGAAACAGACCTGAGAGTTGAAG cACTAGAACCTGATATCACCCCAGCCCCCCCACGTGATCCAGTCTGTTCAGGAGACTCTGTGATTAACCAGTGTTCAATCCCTGAGTCGGAGAATATAACATGTCAAGAAGAAAGcccagtttgttgttttagagCTGACTCAAATCAGTCTCATCCGAGTTTTAACTGCACTAAAGGAAACAGATTTAGTGAATATGAAAAGAACCCCGAAGGATATTCAGCAAAAAAATGTGTCTTCAGCTTATTCAGGAACATCAGCTGCTCTGATTCTGTGACTTATTACTGTTCTGTGGCCACATGTGTGGAGACCATTTCTGGAAAATCAGAACTTAACAATGAAG CAGTAACCATCAAGAAAACGGAGCAGAACAACACGATTCCCCTTCTGTTATCTGCTGCTTTGGCTATAAGTCTGCTCGTTATAGCCTTTCTTATTTATCTAATTCAGAAACTCAAGAACAAATCATGTGGTTGTTGCAACG CTACAGTTGTGTTGCAAACATCCAGTGGGAATCAGCAAAATCAGCAG ACAGATGAGGATTCTTTGGTTTATTCTGCACCATTGTTCACCAGTAGAAAAGCTAGCCAAGCAGAGAGAAGGGATGCAAAAACATCGGAGGAAGAGAGCATCTACACTGATGTCAGAACTCTTGATTTGGTCACAGTCACAACCGCGGATTTGTTCCCTGATGATGACGATTTAACGCTTGGATAA
- the LOC113160153 gene encoding uncharacterized protein LOC113160153 isoform X2, with protein MWILFYFLLMLRVARCTVEQLYEKKTILVGDDVNLTCARRAMGSLFWIRLVSGNFPEIVAKTYTLETVDPRITGTKETGTFVLRITRVKLSDAAVYICLQTHQQSLSFLKETDLRVEALEPDITPAPPRDPVCSGDSVINQCSIPESENITCQEESPVCCFRADSNQSHPSFNCTKGNRFSEYEKNPEGYSAKKCVFSLFRNISCSDSVTYYCSVATCVETISGKSELNNEVTIKKTEQNNTIPLLLSAALAISLLVIAFLIYLIQKLKNKSCGCCNATVVLQTSSGNQQNQQTDEDSLVYSAPLFTSRKASQAERRDAKTSEEESIYTDVRTLDLVTVTTADLFPDDDDLTLG; from the exons atgtggattttattttattttctgctgatgCTGAGAGTGGCAC GGTGCACAGTGGAGCAGCTCTATGAGAAAAAGACCATTCTTGTTGGAGATGATGTGAACCTGACATGTGCCCGCAGGGCTATGGGAAGCTTGTTTTGGATCAGGCTTGTTTCTGGAAACTTTCCTGAAATCGTAGCTAAAACCTATACCTTAGAGACCGTTGATCCTCGCATTACAGGGACCAAAGAGACTGGAACGTTTGTTCTGCGTATCACAAGAGTAAAGCTGAGCGATGCTGCAGTTTACATTTGCttacaaacacatcaacaaagtCTGTCATTTTTGAAAGAAACAGACCTGAGAGTTGAAG cACTAGAACCTGATATCACCCCAGCCCCCCCACGTGATCCAGTCTGTTCAGGAGACTCTGTGATTAACCAGTGTTCAATCCCTGAGTCGGAGAATATAACATGTCAAGAAGAAAGcccagtttgttgttttagagCTGACTCAAATCAGTCTCATCCGAGTTTTAACTGCACTAAAGGAAACAGATTTAGTGAATATGAAAAGAACCCCGAAGGATATTCAGCAAAAAAATGTGTCTTCAGCTTATTCAGGAACATCAGCTGCTCTGATTCTGTGACTTATTACTGTTCTGTGGCCACATGTGTGGAGACCATTTCTGGAAAATCAGAACTTAACAATGAAG TAACCATCAAGAAAACGGAGCAGAACAACACGATTCCCCTTCTGTTATCTGCTGCTTTGGCTATAAGTCTGCTCGTTATAGCCTTTCTTATTTATCTAATTCAGAAACTCAAGAACAAATCATGTGGTTGTTGCAACG CTACAGTTGTGTTGCAAACATCCAGTGGGAATCAGCAAAATCAGCAG ACAGATGAGGATTCTTTGGTTTATTCTGCACCATTGTTCACCAGTAGAAAAGCTAGCCAAGCAGAGAGAAGGGATGCAAAAACATCGGAGGAAGAGAGCATCTACACTGATGTCAGAACTCTTGATTTGGTCACAGTCACAACCGCGGATTTGTTCCCTGATGATGACGATTTAACGCTTGGATAA